A single genomic interval of Myxosarcina sp. GI1 harbors:
- the grxD gene encoding Grx4 family monothiol glutaredoxin codes for MTPELKSKIDKLVNDNKIMVFMKGSKLMPQCGFSNNVVQMLNSLGVPYETVNVLDDQEIRQGIKEYSNWPTIPQIYIDGEFVGGSDIAIELYQSGELQQMVEVALAS; via the coding sequence ATGACACCTGAATTAAAATCCAAAATTGATAAGCTGGTCAACGATAATAAAATTATGGTGTTCATGAAAGGTTCCAAGTTGATGCCACAGTGCGGTTTTTCTAACAATGTGGTGCAAATGCTTAACTCTTTGGGCGTTCCCTACGAAACCGTAAATGTCTTGGACGACCAGGAGATACGTCAGGGCATCAAAGAATATTCTAACTGGCCTACAATTCCGCAAATCTATATTGATGGTGAGTTTGTTGGTGGTTCCGATATTGCGATCGAGCTTTATCAAAGTGGTGAATTGCAGCAAATGGTAGAAGTAGCTTTAGCTTCATAA
- a CDS encoding YqaE/Pmp3 family membrane protein: MDIVRIILAIIFPPLGVFLQVGIGTDLLLNILLTLLGYIPGIIHAVWIIAKK; this comes from the coding sequence GTGGATATTGTTAGAATCATTCTCGCCATTATTTTTCCACCTTTAGGAGTATTTTTGCAAGTAGGAATTGGTACGGATCTATTACTAAATATACTTCTAACTCTATTAGGCTATATTCCTGGAATCATTCACGCCGTTTGGATTATTGCTAAAAAATAA
- a CDS encoding BolA family protein, giving the protein MISPQQVEATIKEKLPNAQVKVVGDGEHFEAVIVSADFEGKTRVKQHQMVYATLNEAMASEAIHALSLKTYTPNAWQAVSQV; this is encoded by the coding sequence GTGATTAGCCCGCAACAGGTAGAAGCTACGATTAAAGAAAAGTTACCAAATGCCCAGGTTAAAGTAGTTGGAGACGGCGAACACTTTGAAGCAGTTATTGTTTCTGCTGATTTTGAGGGCAAAACTAGAGTAAAACAACATCAAATGGTTTATGCAACTTTAAATGAGGCGATGGCATCAGAGGCTATTCATGCTCTCTCTTTAAAGACCTATACCCCTAATGCTTGGCAAGCTGTCAGTCAGGTTTAA
- a CDS encoding DUF6761 family protein, with protein MLQDSQTIRHYQKLTDSMVDLWERRYSFEEIRLFMNGYISCLRHTNNIEPYHIHRLEEKALKFLRDPSNFELSSPQTKRDFY; from the coding sequence ATTCTCCAAGACAGCCAAACAATTCGCCATTATCAAAAACTTACAGATTCGATGGTCGATCTGTGGGAGAGACGTTACAGCTTTGAAGAAATTAGACTATTTATGAATGGTTATATTTCTTGTCTGCGACATACCAATAATATAGAACCATATCATATTCATCGTCTAGAAGAAAAAGCTTTAAAGTTTCTCAGAGATCCTTCTAACTTTGAATTATCTTCACCCCAAACAAAACGTGACTTTTATTAG
- a CDS encoding ATP-binding cassette domain-containing protein has translation MSDRTYNSILLLERVDLKASIGSALLLQDISFAVQPGEKIAVAGASGAGKTSLLRLLNRLNSPNLGKIYFEDVSLAKISPVRLRQQIVLVPQEPKLLGMTVRETLVYPLKLQKLPPATIQQRLDLWQHRLRLPEAWLDKNELQLSQGQRQLVTIARALMMQPKILLLDEPTSALDLGLADRLLNVLNELNRSDRTTIFMVNHQLELMHNFCDRILHLSTGRLTTDITASADAWSKLQQQILQTQRQNTEEWS, from the coding sequence ATGAGCGATCGCACTTACAATTCAATTCTGCTGTTAGAGCGGGTCGATTTAAAGGCTTCAATTGGTTCGGCACTGTTATTACAAGATATTTCGTTTGCGGTTCAGCCAGGAGAAAAAATTGCGGTTGCAGGTGCTTCGGGAGCGGGTAAAACTTCTTTACTGAGACTTTTAAATCGCCTTAATAGCCCAAATTTGGGAAAAATTTACTTTGAAGATGTGTCTCTAGCCAAAATTTCTCCAGTTCGCTTGCGACAACAAATCGTGCTGGTTCCTCAAGAACCGAAGCTGTTGGGAATGACAGTTAGAGAAACTCTTGTCTATCCTTTAAAACTACAAAAGCTACCTCCAGCAACCATTCAACAGCGATTAGACTTGTGGCAACATCGCTTGCGTCTGCCAGAAGCATGGTTAGATAAAAACGAGCTACAGCTTTCTCAAGGTCAGCGACAGTTAGTTACTATCGCCCGTGCTTTAATGATGCAGCCAAAAATCCTGTTATTAGACGAACCAACTTCAGCCTTAGACCTCGGTTTGGCAGATCGCTTATTAAATGTTCTTAATGAGTTAAATCGTAGCGATCGCACCACTATATTTATGGTCAACCATCAACTAGAACTAATGCACAATTTTTGCGATCGCATACTACATCTGTCTACTGGACGATTAACAACCGATATCACGGCTTCTGCCGATGCTTGGTCGAAATTGCAGCAGCAAATTTTACAGACGCAGAGACAAAATACCGAAGAATGGAGTTAA
- a CDS encoding response regulator transcription factor has translation MVGTICISIVEGNPHLRSLLGWHLQQSGYIVKQSANFQQGIDVFNRYQPTLVIIDSNLPDGDGLELCRWLYQQHKPLILLLSARDTEPDIVAGLKAGADDYLTKPFGMQEFLARIEALIRRMRASSIPLYLDYHELKIDLVQRRVQVRGNFIELTPQEFSLLYVLAQAEGSPLSRSELLRRAWPDAIDNPRTIDTHVLSLRKKIEFNPRQPDVVQTVRNVGYRLNPSIINGDNRSLLDTSKTRNGKNHQSLAEVSVN, from the coding sequence ATGGTAGGTACGATATGCATTTCTATTGTCGAGGGGAATCCTCACCTACGCTCTCTGTTAGGCTGGCATTTACAGCAGTCTGGCTACATCGTCAAACAGTCTGCTAACTTTCAGCAGGGAATAGATGTGTTTAATCGATATCAGCCTACTCTGGTAATTATAGATTCTAATCTGCCTGATGGAGATGGTTTGGAGCTATGTCGCTGGCTTTACCAACAGCACAAACCTCTAATTTTGTTGTTATCGGCACGGGATACCGAACCAGATATTGTAGCTGGATTAAAAGCAGGTGCTGATGATTATTTGACTAAGCCGTTTGGAATGCAGGAATTTTTAGCAAGAATTGAAGCTCTAATTAGAAGGATGCGAGCTAGTTCAATTCCCCTCTATTTAGATTATCACGAGCTAAAAATCGATTTAGTACAGCGTCGCGTTCAGGTTAGAGGCAATTTTATCGAATTGACTCCTCAAGAATTCAGCCTGTTATACGTTCTCGCTCAAGCAGAAGGAAGTCCTCTCAGTCGTTCGGAATTATTGCGCCGCGCCTGGCCCGATGCTATAGACAATCCTCGGACAATTGATACCCACGTACTTTCGCTACGCAAGAAAATTGAGTTTAATCCCCGTCAGCCAGATGTAGTTCAAACCGTTCGTAATGTCGGCTATCGTTTAAATCCCAGTATTATTAACGGAGATAATCGCTCTTTACTCGATACTTCTAAAACTAGAAATGGTAAAAATCATCAAAGCTTGGCTGAAGTTTCGGTAAATTAA
- a CDS encoding glucosamine-6-phosphate deaminase, translated as MENFAASSLTIKQFQANKLSVRIYNSSLDLATDAANFVRDYLLSLLTKQERVRIILATGNSQLQFLDSLTNSTQLDWSRVVFFHLDEYLGISAEHRSSFRYYLRREVDEKVKEAQFNYIRGDALEPLAECDRYSQLIARQAIDLCILGVGENGHLAFNEPTVANFQDSQTIKLVRLESQTRQQQLNSGYFSGSETVPRYAFTLTIPAICAAKKIICLAGGKRKAKIIKTMLQEPISTSVPATVLRQQPQATLLLDRDAASLL; from the coding sequence ATGGAAAATTTTGCCGCTTCATCTCTCACCATCAAACAGTTTCAAGCTAACAAGCTTTCTGTAAGAATTTATAATTCTTCTTTAGACCTGGCTACCGATGCTGCTAACTTTGTCCGTGATTATTTACTCTCGCTCTTAACCAAACAAGAACGAGTCAGAATTATTTTAGCTACGGGAAATTCTCAACTACAGTTTTTAGATAGCTTAACTAACTCTACCCAACTAGACTGGTCTAGAGTAGTTTTTTTTCATTTAGATGAATACCTGGGAATTAGCGCGGAGCATCGGAGCAGCTTTCGTTATTATTTACGTCGAGAAGTAGACGAAAAAGTCAAGGAGGCGCAGTTTAACTACATTCGAGGGGATGCGCTAGAGCCGTTAGCTGAATGCGATCGCTACAGTCAGTTAATCGCACGACAGGCGATCGATCTTTGTATTTTAGGCGTTGGTGAGAACGGACATCTAGCATTTAACGAACCGACGGTGGCTAATTTTCAAGACTCTCAAACTATAAAGCTAGTAAGATTAGAATCTCAAACTCGTCAACAGCAGCTTAATAGCGGTTATTTTTCTGGTAGTGAAACTGTTCCTCGCTACGCCTTTACCCTAACTATTCCTGCAATTTGCGCCGCGAAGAAAATTATCTGCCTGGCGGGAGGAAAAAGAAAAGCTAAAATTATCAAAACCATGCTACAGGAGCCAATTTCTACCTCCGTTCCCGCTACAGTATTACGGCAGCAACCCCAGGCAACGCTATTGTTAGACCGCGATGCTGCAAGCTTATTATAA
- a CDS encoding phosphatidylserine/phosphatidylglycerophosphate/cardiolipin synthase family protein has protein sequence MYLYRTAILCILAFWLAGCQQTTLLSNNLKQDKFIRVYFNHRESTHYQDPYRQIERQGDNLEAIVIDEINAARSTIDLAVQEFRLPQIALALANKQRSGVRVRVILDNNYSRPLSEISQAEINRLDGRDRRSYEEFIALADSDKNGRLSEKEIATGDALIVLRQAGIPVIDDTADGSKGSGLMHHKLVIIDRQKIITGSANFTLSGIHGDFANPQTQGNVNHLLTIDNAPLANLFVEEFDYMWGDGMGKSRDSKFGLDKPKRLPQTLNWENTQAIVQFSPTSPTQDWSSTTNGLIGKTLERATSSIDLALFVFSDQKLANILESLHQRVNIETVFDPGFAFRYYSSALDMLGVELRNGCKPQVDNRPWQSSIQSIGIPQLALGDKLHHKFALVDEKIVITGSQNWSPSANFINDETVLIINNPTVAKQFQQEF, from the coding sequence ATGTATCTCTATCGGACAGCTATTCTCTGCATACTGGCGTTTTGGCTTGCTGGTTGTCAACAAACAACTTTACTATCTAACAATCTCAAGCAAGATAAATTTATTCGAGTATATTTCAATCATCGAGAAAGCACTCATTATCAAGATCCCTATCGTCAGATAGAGCGTCAGGGAGATAATTTAGAAGCAATCGTAATTGACGAAATCAATGCGGCTCGTTCGACAATCGATCTTGCCGTTCAAGAATTTCGCTTGCCTCAAATTGCATTAGCTCTGGCAAACAAACAGCGTTCTGGAGTTCGGGTGAGAGTAATTTTAGATAATAATTACAGTCGTCCCCTAAGTGAAATAAGCCAAGCTGAAATAAATCGTTTGGACGGACGCGATCGCCGTAGCTATGAAGAATTTATTGCTTTAGCCGATAGCGATAAAAATGGACGTTTGAGCGAGAAAGAAATTGCTACGGGAGATGCTTTGATCGTTCTGCGCCAGGCAGGTATACCTGTTATTGACGATACTGCCGATGGCTCGAAAGGTAGTGGTTTGATGCACCACAAACTGGTAATTATCGATCGCCAAAAAATTATTACTGGTTCGGCTAACTTTACCCTAAGCGGCATTCACGGAGATTTTGCCAATCCTCAAACTCAGGGAAACGTCAATCATTTATTAACCATAGATAATGCGCCATTAGCCAATTTGTTTGTCGAAGAATTTGACTATATGTGGGGTGACGGTATGGGTAAAAGTAGAGATAGCAAATTTGGTTTGGATAAGCCTAAAAGATTGCCCCAAACTTTAAACTGGGAAAATACTCAGGCGATCGTACAATTTTCCCCGACTTCACCGACTCAAGATTGGAGTTCGACTACTAACGGTTTAATTGGTAAAACTCTGGAACGAGCTACATCTTCAATCGACTTAGCCTTGTTTGTATTCAGCGACCAAAAACTAGCTAATATTTTAGAATCACTGCATCAAAGAGTAAATATAGAAACCGTCTTCGATCCTGGATTTGCCTTTCGTTACTATAGTTCGGCATTAGATATGCTCGGTGTCGAACTGAGAAACGGCTGCAAACCGCAAGTCGATAATCGTCCCTGGCAAAGTTCCATCCAATCTATTGGCATACCACAACTGGCTTTAGGCGATAAGCTACACCATAAATTTGCTCTAGTCGATGAAAAAATAGTTATTACTGGTTCGCAAAATTGGTCGCCTAGTGCCAACTTTATTAATGACGAAACGGTGCTGATTATTAATAATCCCACAGTAGCCAAACAGTTTCAGCAAGAGTTCTAG